The following are encoded together in the Flammeovirga agarivorans genome:
- a CDS encoding arylsulfatase produces the protein MKKILLTVAALVMGFASTQAFAKKDPKKPNFLILWGDDIGMYNLSFWNRGMMGYKTPNIDRIAEEGIAFTDYMAEQSCTAGRSSFITGQSGIRTGMTKVGLPGAEKGLTDDTPTLAELMKAEGYATGQFGKNHFGDRDVDLPTNHGFDEFFGNLYHLNAEEEPELPDYPKDPEFKKKFGPRGVIHSYADGRVSDTGPLTKKRMETIDNEVMGVAQEFIKKQVDSDTPFFVWFNTTRMHFRTHISEEEQGLSKGQGIYADAMVSHDQVIGQMLDFIEKLGVEENTFVMYSTDNGPHYNSWPDAAVTPFRGEKNTNWEGAYRVPCMVKYPGHIPAGQVSNGMVSHLDWVPTILHYAGNDHIKEDLLKGGVKANGKEFKAHLDGYDLVAHLESEGKVESPRHEFLYFNDDAQLTAIRMDDWKVVFMEQRAHQMAVWSEPFVPLRLPKIFNLRRDPYERADIDSNAYWDWYFDHVPYLYMAQDKVGQFMSSLMEYPPKQKAASFSVDQIIEMIMKQTEAMKSEQN, from the coding sequence ATGAAAAAGATTTTACTTACAGTTGCAGCCCTTGTGATGGGCTTTGCTAGTACGCAAGCTTTTGCGAAAAAAGATCCTAAAAAACCAAACTTCCTAATCCTTTGGGGGGATGATATCGGAATGTATAATTTATCATTCTGGAACCGAGGAATGATGGGTTACAAAACGCCTAACATCGATAGAATTGCCGAAGAGGGGATCGCATTTACCGACTACATGGCAGAACAGTCTTGTACTGCGGGTCGATCATCATTTATTACTGGACAATCGGGTATCCGTACAGGTATGACCAAAGTAGGTCTTCCAGGTGCTGAAAAGGGTTTAACTGATGACACTCCTACCCTAGCTGAATTAATGAAAGCAGAAGGGTATGCTACAGGTCAATTTGGTAAAAACCATTTTGGAGACCGAGATGTTGACCTTCCTACAAACCATGGTTTTGATGAGTTCTTCGGTAATCTGTACCATTTAAATGCAGAAGAAGAGCCAGAATTACCAGACTACCCTAAAGACCCTGAATTCAAAAAGAAATTCGGTCCAAGAGGTGTGATCCATTCTTATGCAGATGGTAGAGTTTCTGATACGGGTCCTTTAACTAAGAAACGTATGGAGACAATCGACAATGAAGTAATGGGTGTAGCTCAAGAATTTATCAAGAAGCAAGTCGATTCAGATACTCCTTTCTTTGTGTGGTTCAATACTACTCGTATGCACTTTAGAACACATATTTCGGAAGAAGAACAAGGGTTATCTAAAGGACAAGGTATCTATGCAGACGCTATGGTTTCTCATGACCAAGTAATCGGTCAGATGTTAGATTTCATTGAGAAGTTAGGAGTAGAAGAAAATACTTTTGTGATGTATTCTACAGATAACGGTCCGCACTACAACTCTTGGCCTGATGCTGCGGTAACTCCATTCCGTGGTGAGAAAAACACAAACTGGGAAGGTGCATACAGAGTTCCTTGTATGGTAAAATACCCTGGTCACATTCCAGCAGGACAAGTATCTAATGGTATGGTTTCTCACTTAGACTGGGTACCTACAATTCTTCACTATGCAGGTAACGATCACATCAAAGAAGACCTATTAAAAGGTGGTGTGAAAGCAAACGGTAAAGAATTTAAAGCACACTTAGACGGTTATGATTTAGTTGCTCACTTAGAAAGTGAAGGTAAAGTTGAGTCACCTCGTCATGAATTCTTATACTTCAATGACGATGCACAGCTAACGGCTATCCGTATGGACGATTGGAAAGTAGTATTTATGGAGCAAAGAGCACATCAAATGGCCGTATGGTCTGAACCATTTGTACCATTAAGATTACCAAAAATCTTCAACTTACGTCGCGATCCTTATGAGAGAGCGGATATTGATTCAAACGCATATTGGGATTGGTACTTCGACCATGTTCCTTACTTATATATGGCACAAGATAAAGTTGGTCAGTTTATGTCTTCGTTAATGGAGTATCCTCCAAAACAGAAAGCGGCTTCTTTCTCAGTAGATCAAATCATTGAAATGATCATGAAACAAACAGAAGCAATGAAGTCAGAACAAAACTAG
- a CDS encoding GntR family transcriptional regulator: protein MEFSNNKAIYLQIMDLIQEKVLKEVWVEGDKIPSVRQMAIELEVNPNTVARSYAALQDDGVIFNKRGIGYFISEDATVMVKQLEKSEFMKKDLPNFFKKLQLLGVSWDELTEIYKEQSK from the coding sequence ATGGAATTTTCAAATAATAAAGCCATTTACCTTCAAATCATGGACCTTATTCAAGAAAAGGTTCTGAAAGAAGTTTGGGTAGAAGGAGATAAAATTCCTTCGGTCCGACAAATGGCCATAGAATTAGAGGTAAACCCAAATACTGTAGCCAGGTCTTATGCTGCACTACAGGATGATGGGGTGATCTTTAATAAAAGAGGAATTGGCTACTTTATCTCAGAAGATGCTACTGTAATGGTAAAGCAATTAGAGAAATCGGAATTTATGAAAAAGGATCTACCGAATTTCTTTAAAAAGCTTCAGTTACTTGGAGTGTCTTGGGACGAGCTAACAGAAATATATAAAGAACAGAGTAAATAG
- a CDS encoding ABC transporter ATP-binding protein yields MININNLTFGYSKRHILYDALDLELKEGNIYGLLGENGAGKSTLLMLIAGLKKPFDGTVNVGGFFADNSSPEFLQEVFFIPEEMTFPNVTIDQYQGVLAPFYPKFNKSTFYEMLTEFGLNGQLKMNNMSYGQKKKALISLGLASNTRLLLMDEPTNGLDIPSKSQFRKMVAKHMSDDRVFLISTHQVRDLESLIDPIVIVDNGKVVFNETLENISDKLLFTTAEKVENSDVIYTENGVAEDKVVAFNHSGIPSRINLELLFNAVLTEKEKMNQALPTHFIK; encoded by the coding sequence ATGATCAATATTAATAATCTAACTTTCGGGTATTCAAAGAGGCATATATTGTATGATGCTCTTGATTTAGAGCTGAAAGAAGGAAATATATACGGGTTACTTGGTGAGAATGGTGCTGGTAAATCAACTCTTCTAATGTTAATCGCAGGTTTAAAGAAACCATTCGATGGTACAGTGAACGTGGGTGGTTTTTTTGCTGATAATTCTTCGCCAGAGTTTCTTCAAGAGGTTTTCTTTATTCCTGAAGAAATGACTTTTCCCAATGTTACTATTGATCAATACCAAGGTGTACTAGCCCCGTTCTATCCTAAATTTAATAAGTCAACTTTCTATGAAATGCTGACTGAATTTGGTTTGAATGGGCAGTTGAAAATGAATAATATGTCTTACGGCCAGAAGAAGAAGGCATTGATTTCATTGGGATTAGCTTCAAATACTAGATTATTATTGATGGATGAGCCTACCAACGGCTTGGATATTCCTTCTAAGAGTCAGTTTAGAAAAATGGTAGCGAAACATATGAGTGATGATAGAGTATTTCTTATTTCAACTCACCAAGTACGCGACCTTGAAAGCTTAATTGATCCTATCGTCATTGTAGATAATGGTAAAGTAGTGTTTAATGAAACTTTAGAAAATATTAGCGATAAGTTATTATTTACAACAGCAGAGAAAGTGGAAAACTCAGATGTTATCTATACAGAAAATGGTGTAGCAGAAGATAAAGTAGTGGCTTTTAATCATTCTGGAATACCAAGTAGAATCAACCTTGAATTACTCTTTAATGCTGTTTTAACAGAGAAAGAGAAGATGAATCAAGCATTACCAACTCATTTTATCAAATAA
- a CDS encoding DNA-directed RNA polymerase subunit omega, producing the protein MPNASLITRDLTDLTKETKNIYESIVITGKRSRQISSRLKDELNAKLSEFATTVDNLEEVQENREQIEISRFYERMPKPTTLATEELIEDKIFFTKVDDAY; encoded by the coding sequence ATGCCGAACGCATCTTTAATCACTCGTGATTTAACAGATTTGACGAAAGAGACTAAAAACATCTATGAGTCAATCGTAATTACAGGAAAACGTTCAAGACAAATCTCTTCTCGTTTGAAAGATGAGTTGAACGCTAAGTTATCAGAGTTTGCTACAACTGTAGATAACTTAGAAGAAGTACAGGAGAACCGTGAGCAAATTGAAATTTCACGTTTCTATGAGCGTATGCCAAAGCCAACAACTCTTGCAACAGAGGAGTTGATCGAAGACAAAATCTTTTTCACAAAAGTTGACGACGCTTACTAA